Genomic DNA from bacterium:
CAAGAGGTCCTATGCCTTCTATTGCTATAGGTATAGACAGCGTTGTTAAAAAATATTTTGATTATTACCGAAAGATAAGCGAACTGCCTCCTATTTTAAAAAATGATATGGAAGGTAGGTTGGTATACGCTCTAAAACCCACCTATTTCTCTGATATAAAAAGGGGTTACTGTCTACTGGGAAAACTTGACGATTGTCTTGTAAGTCCGGATGGAACTCACTCTCCTCTTGACCATAAAACAAGAGCAAATCCAACTCCAAATGTTCATCCTACATATCAACTGCAAATGGAGTTATACTCTGTTTTGTTAAAAAATAATGGGTTACCTGTTAATGACAGAGCGTACCTTATATATTATTGCCCAGAAAAAATGGTACCTGAACCTGAAGAACAGAAAATCGATTTTATTATAGATATTAAACAAATAAAATTAGACTTACAACATGCTCAAGAGGCTATTAACAATGCTATAACCTGTCTTGAACAAGTTGATATACCTGAGAGTTCTGAAAAATGCGAATTTTGTAAATGGGTAAAAGATGCAGGAACACCACCTGTTGAAAATATTCTTTTTAGGAAAGAAAATGTTTCAACACCATCTGCCGAAGAAATAAAAAAAGAGGAACCAGAAGAAGAGTATAAAGATTCGCTTTTTTAAACCCGATTTAATGTTCTATCTCTAAAAGACCCTGGGGAAGGATAATTTATGAAACTTGGATATAGGAAAATAGAAGATTTAAAATGGGAAAAAATTCTTCGCGAAAACCAGAAAAACTGGCACCCACCCTTAACTGTTCATATGCCCATCCATCCTGTCCATACATCAGATTTTGTTATTGTTGATTCTGCTTTTAATGTTAGCCGTCTACGAACTTATCCAGGGATATCTAAGGAACAGGTAAAAAAGAGATTAAGACGAACTAAAAATGAAATTATGGTTGTTCAGTTTGCTTTTGATGACCCTCCCTTTATACCAGATTGTCGGTTTACAAATATGAATCTTGTTGAAGGTAAATACCCAATAGTAGAAGCAGACTATTTTGCGTGGGATATACACTACACACTTGAATATTTTTGCCAGCCGTTAGATAATTCACAGAACATTCTTTGGATAAAAGCAACTGTTGCCAATGAAGATACGTCTTCACGACTAATAACCTTAAGAGCAAAAGTTTCTTTTCTTCCTGAAGAAAAAGCTTTTGATATGCATTATGTACCATTTTATAGAGATGCTAAAAAGTATCTACAATGTAAACGTAGTGGTGTTTCTGTCAACAGAATAACCCTTAATAATAAACAGATAGGGCTTATAATTCCGGAAAAGTTTAATTTTCAATGGGAATCAGAAAGAAATTTTGTTGATAAAGATTTTAACAAACGTTTCGATTACGAAACCCCTTATTTTGTTACGCCAGATTTAAGATATAAAAAAGTACGACAGACAATCTGTTTTAATTCAGAGTTACAACCGGGAACATCCTCAAGTTTCTACATACTTCTTTTTACCAATTATGAGAATATAAGTGACTCCCACATTTATTCAATAAACTCTTCTGATTACGAAAAAAGCCGGAAACCTTTATTAGCAAATTTTAAAGAAGAAGAAAAAGATACAAATAAAACTTCTCTCGAATTCCCTTACAACAGGTGGGACGATATTATGTTCAGAATGGTTACTACCATCAAACAGTTGTTAATACGTCCTTCAGGAGAGAATTATTTGATACCTACCCAGGGTGGTTTCACAGCCCGCCATTTTGTTTGGGTGTGGGAAGCAACCCTTATGCTTTTACCTGTGCTTAAACTTGGATACTTTGACCTTGTAAGAGATGCTCTTTCTTTTATTTTTAGTTTGCAGGATTCAGGGTTTCCTCCTTCAGGCAGATTAACAACCACAGATGGTGCTATAGGAACCACTGGACCTCGTTGGCTCTGCACAACAGGTTCGGCACTTGCATTAGCTGTTGAATATTACAGATATTCTAAAGATGAATTTTTTTTAGAAGAGTACCTACCCAATATGTTTAAAGCGGCAAATTGGATTATTGGAGAACTAAGAGCAACCCGAAAACTTAATGAAGATGGAACTCGTCCCCCATACTACGGCCTTATGCCTTTTGGAAACGCTACTGATGGAGATGTAGGTTATATTGTAGCTAAAACAGACAGTTTTACTTTTTGGGGATTACAAAAGTTTTCTACCCTACTTAATGAGATTGGTAACGAAAAATCTGAAGAAATAAGTATAGAAACCCAAATTTATAAAAACGATTTAATCAAAGCAATAGAGTATATGACCCGTTCTGACGGATTTATCGAACGTAAAATTCTTACTGATGATAAAAAAACACGAATTACACAAAAATTTGAATATATAAGTGGAGCACAACAATTGTTTTTCACAAACGTTCTAGATATTGATAGTAAAAGTGGAAGTAATTTTATAGATTACTACGAAAAGAATCT
This window encodes:
- a CDS encoding PD-(D/E)XK nuclease family protein encodes the protein MKKIFLSPSTINLHEDCPRCFYLHIKYEIKRPRGPMPSIAIGIDSVVKKYFDYYRKISELPPILKNDMEGRLVYALKPTYFSDIKRGYCLLGKLDDCLVSPDGTHSPLDHKTRANPTPNVHPTYQLQMELYSVLLKNNGLPVNDRAYLIYYCPEKMVPEPEEQKIDFIIDIKQIKLDLQHAQEAINNAITCLEQVDIPESSEKCEFCKWVKDAGTPPVENILFRKENVSTPSAEEIKKEEPEEEYKDSLF